In Paracoccus contaminans, the genomic stretch GCGTCGTATTCCGACAGCCCCAGGGCCGACACGAAGCGCGCCTTCTTGGCATCGGGCAGCTCGGGCATCGATGCGGCGATATCGTCCACCCAGCCCTGCTCGATCTCGAGCGGCAGCAGGTCGGGATCGGGGAAATAGCGGTAATCATGCGCCTCTTCCTTGGAGCGCATGGACCGCGTCTCGCCCTTGTCGGGGTCGTAAAGGCGGGTTTCCTGCACCACCTGCCCGCCATCCTCGATGATGGCGATCTGGCGGCGCGCCTCGTATTCGATCGCGGCCTGGATGAAGCGCAGCGAGTTCATGTTCTTGATCTCGCAGCGCGTCCCCAGCACCGAATGATCGCCCGTCTCGATGAAGCGTTCGTAATCGCCGGGCTTGCAGACCGACACGTTCACGTCGGCGCGCAGGTTGCCGTTCTGCATGTTGCCGTCGCAGGTGCCCAGGTATCGCATGATCTGGCGCAGCTTCGCGACATAGGCCGCCGCTTCCTCGGGGCCGCGGATGTCGGGGCGGCTGACGATTTCCATCAGCGCGACACCGGTGCGGTTCAGGTCCACGAAGGACAGGGCCGGGTCCATGTCATGGATCGACTTGCCGGCGTCCTGTTCCAGATGGATGCGCTCGATCCTGACGCGGCGGGCGATGCCCGGCCCCATGTCGACGATCACCTCGCCCTCGCCCACGATGGGGTGATAGAGCTGGCTGATCTGATAGCCCTGGGGCAGGTCGGGATAGAAATAGTTCTTGCGGTCAAAGGCGCTGCGCAGGTTGATCGCCGCCCTCAGGCCCAGGCCGGTGCGCACGGCCTGCGCCACGCAGTATTCGTTGATGACCGGCAGCATGCCCGGCATCGCCGCATCGACAAAGCTGACATTGCTGTTCGGCTCGGCCCCGAAGGAGGTCGAGGCGCCCGAGAACAGCTTGGCGTTCGAGGCGACCTGCGCGTGGACCTCCAGCCCGATCACCAGTTCCCAGTCGCCCCTGGCCCCCGCGATGACCTTGGGCTGCGGCGCGGTGAAGGTGAGGTGGTCGGGCATCGGCGTCTCCGGGCTGGTCGCGGCCGTTCTAGGGCGGCGACCGGGGCTGGGCAAGGGCGCGGCGGC encodes the following:
- the gatB gene encoding Asp-tRNA(Asn)/Glu-tRNA(Gln) amidotransferase subunit GatB translates to MPDHLTFTAPQPKVIAGARGDWELVIGLEVHAQVASNAKLFSGASTSFGAEPNSNVSFVDAAMPGMLPVINEYCVAQAVRTGLGLRAAINLRSAFDRKNYFYPDLPQGYQISQLYHPIVGEGEVIVDMGPGIARRVRIERIHLEQDAGKSIHDMDPALSFVDLNRTGVALMEIVSRPDIRGPEEAAAYVAKLRQIMRYLGTCDGNMQNGNLRADVNVSVCKPGDYERFIETGDHSVLGTRCEIKNMNSLRFIQAAIEYEARRQIAIIEDGGQVVQETRLYDPDKGETRSMRSKEEAHDYRYFPDPDLLPLEIEQGWVDDIAASMPELPDAKKARFVSALGLSEYDAGVLTAEVENADFFEAVAQGRDGKQAANWVINELFGRLNKQGLAIGDSPVSAAQLGGVLDLIGSGEISGKMAKDLFEIVWTEGGDPAAIASARGMKQVTDLGAIEAAVDEIIAANPAQVEKARANPKLAGWFTGQVLKATGGKANPAAVNELVARKLGL